Proteins from a single region of Starkeya sp. ORNL1:
- a CDS encoding ABC transporter permease → MGGYVTNRMLHSAISMMGLIILVFFLARLTGNPTDLYLPIDAPADVRAAFSHANGFDQPLLVQFQHFLTNLVQLNFGNSLRLERPALDLVLQAFPTSLMLAATAMTLALVIAIVAGSLAARSPNGVLDRFVNMISLAGASLPNFWLALVSVLVFAVWLRWLPTSGTGGLAYWILPVVVLAVRPCGLLAQVVRGAMISALSSAYVKTARAKGVRKRIIVFVHALRNAMLPIITVAGDQASGMINGAVVIEMIFGFPGIGRLMMESIQYRDFAVIQAGVIVTAAAIFLLNIVIDLAYALLDPRIKHA, encoded by the coding sequence ATGGGCGGCTACGTCACGAACCGAATGCTCCATAGCGCCATCTCGATGATGGGGCTGATCATCCTCGTCTTCTTTCTGGCGCGGCTGACGGGCAATCCGACCGACCTCTATCTGCCGATCGACGCGCCCGCGGATGTGCGCGCCGCCTTCTCCCATGCCAACGGCTTCGACCAGCCGCTGCTGGTGCAGTTCCAGCACTTCCTCACCAATCTGGTGCAGCTCAATTTCGGCAATTCGCTGCGACTGGAGCGGCCGGCGCTGGATCTCGTGCTGCAGGCATTCCCGACCTCGCTGATGCTTGCCGCCACCGCCATGACACTGGCGCTGGTGATCGCCATCGTCGCCGGCTCGCTCGCCGCGCGCAGCCCCAACGGCGTGCTCGACCGTTTCGTCAACATGATCTCGCTGGCGGGCGCCAGCCTGCCGAACTTCTGGCTGGCTTTGGTCAGCGTGCTGGTGTTCGCGGTGTGGCTGCGCTGGCTGCCGACCTCCGGCACCGGCGGGTTGGCCTACTGGATATTGCCGGTCGTGGTGCTGGCGGTGCGGCCCTGCGGCCTGCTGGCCCAGGTGGTGCGCGGGGCGATGATCAGCGCGCTGTCCTCGGCCTATGTGAAGACGGCGCGGGCCAAGGGCGTGCGCAAGCGCATCATCGTGTTCGTCCATGCGCTGCGCAACGCCATGCTGCCGATCATTACCGTCGCCGGCGACCAGGCCTCGGGCATGATCAATGGCGCGGTGGTGATCGAGATGATCTTCGGCTTTCCGGGCATCGGCCGGCTGATGATGGAATCGATCCAGTACCGCGACTTCGCGGTGATCCAGGCCGGCGTGATCGTCACCGCCGCCGCCATCTTCCTGCTCAACATCGTGATCGACCTCGCTTACGCGCTGCTCGATCCACGCATCAAGCACGCGTGA
- a CDS encoding ABC transporter permease: protein MTMTAPSLAVAEPSAWRQSLGLLWRDKFAFVAVLFLILVVLAACFGPWLFGATATKINLLARNAPPLSTQLGWHYVLGADSLGRSILARIIVGAQNTMMLAGCSVIAALLIGSLLGFVAGYRNDWTGSIIMRLADILMSFPSLLLAMIVLYVLTPGVANVILVLAITRIPIYLRTTRAEVLEIRERTFVVAARVMGASPWRIVWKHIRPTVTPTLVTIATLEFAFVMLSESSLSFLGLGIQAPEFTWGAMVAQGQSYLGTAWWVAFWPGLAITLTAMSLNLLANWVRIVTDPVQRWRLESRKPANG, encoded by the coding sequence ATGACCATGACGGCTCCCTCCCTCGCAGTGGCCGAACCCTCAGCCTGGCGCCAGTCGCTCGGCCTGTTGTGGCGCGACAAGTTCGCCTTCGTCGCCGTGCTGTTCCTGATCCTGGTGGTGCTCGCCGCCTGCTTCGGGCCCTGGCTGTTCGGCGCTACCGCGACCAAGATCAACCTGCTGGCGCGCAACGCGCCGCCGCTGTCGACGCAGCTCGGCTGGCATTATGTGCTCGGCGCGGATTCGCTCGGCCGCTCCATCCTCGCCCGCATCATCGTCGGCGCGCAGAACACCATGATGCTGGCCGGCTGCTCGGTCATCGCCGCGCTGCTGATCGGCTCGCTGCTCGGATTTGTTGCCGGCTATCGGAACGACTGGACCGGCAGCATCATCATGCGCCTCGCCGACATATTGATGAGCTTCCCGTCGCTGCTGCTGGCGATGATCGTGCTCTATGTGCTCACGCCTGGTGTCGCCAACGTCATACTGGTGCTCGCCATCACCCGCATCCCGATCTATCTGCGCACCACCCGCGCCGAGGTGCTGGAGATCCGCGAGCGCACCTTTGTAGTCGCGGCGCGGGTCATGGGTGCCTCCCCCTGGCGCATCGTGTGGAAGCACATCCGCCCCACGGTGACGCCGACGCTGGTGACCATCGCGACGCTGGAATTCGCCTTCGTGATGCTGTCCGAATCGAGTCTCAGCTTCCTCGGCCTCGGCATTCAGGCGCCGGAATTCACCTGGGGCGCGATGGTGGCGCAGGGCCAGAGCTATCTCGGCACCGCCTGGTGGGTCGCCTTCTGGCCCGGCCTCGCCATCACCCTCACCGCCATGTCGCTCAACCTACTCGCCAACTGGGTGCGGATCGTCACCGATCCGGTGCAGCGCTGGCGGCTCGAATCCAGGAAGCCCGCCAATGGCTGA
- a CDS encoding ABC transporter ATP-binding protein has protein sequence MAEDNGHLVEVRNLSVEFHTKGGVVPAVRDVSWHIDRGETLAILGESGSGKSVSSSALMGLIDIPPGRITSGEVLYCGEDLLKVSPERQREINGSRIAMVFQDTLAALNPVYQIGWQVAETFRSHGVARTTANEKALELLERVGLPNAAARFGDYPHQFSGGQRQRIMIAMAIALNPDLLIADEPTTALDVTVQARILRLLKDLQRERGMGLLMITHDLGIVAGMADRVAIMNGGRIVETGTVKEVFETPQHPYTRSLLDAVPGRHGFPATAERAAEIEPLLRVETLSKEYASAASLFRPAKPPVLALNGVSFTLGRGETLGIVGESGSGKSTLVRTLIGLEEATNGDAFYRGQSLIHTTPDGRDFARRQIQMVFQDPTASLNPRMSVMEIISEPWAIHRDVLPRQLWKERVGDLLEQVGLLREHAARFPHQFSGGQRQRIAIARALALKPEIIICDEAVSSLDVSVQAQVIALLKNLKDEFGLSYLFIAHDLPVVRSFADRVLVMHKGTIVEQGPTRQIFTDPQHPYTRELLSSDPILSTSVAA, from the coding sequence ATGGCTGAGGACAATGGTCATCTCGTCGAGGTCCGCAACCTCTCGGTCGAGTTCCACACCAAGGGCGGCGTGGTGCCGGCGGTGCGCGATGTCTCCTGGCACATCGATCGCGGCGAGACGCTCGCCATTCTCGGCGAGAGTGGCTCGGGCAAGAGCGTCAGTTCCTCGGCGCTGATGGGGCTTATCGACATTCCGCCGGGTCGGATCACCTCGGGCGAAGTGCTCTATTGCGGCGAGGACCTGCTCAAGGTCTCGCCGGAGCGCCAACGCGAGATCAACGGCTCGCGCATCGCCATGGTGTTCCAGGACACGCTGGCGGCGCTGAACCCGGTCTACCAGATCGGCTGGCAGGTGGCGGAGACGTTCCGCTCGCACGGCGTGGCGCGCACCACCGCCAATGAGAAGGCGCTGGAGTTGCTGGAGCGCGTCGGCCTGCCCAATGCCGCGGCGCGCTTCGGCGACTATCCGCACCAATTCTCCGGCGGCCAGCGCCAGCGCATCATGATCGCGATGGCGATCGCGCTGAACCCGGACCTCTTGATCGCCGACGAGCCGACCACCGCGCTCGACGTCACCGTGCAGGCGCGCATCCTGCGATTGCTCAAGGACCTGCAGCGCGAGCGCGGCATGGGCCTGCTCATGATCACCCACGATCTCGGCATCGTCGCCGGCATGGCCGACCGCGTCGCCATCATGAATGGCGGGCGCATCGTCGAGACCGGCACGGTGAAAGAGGTGTTCGAGACCCCGCAGCACCCCTATACGCGCAGCTTGCTCGACGCCGTCCCCGGACGGCACGGCTTCCCGGCGACGGCAGAACGCGCCGCGGAGATAGAGCCGCTCTTGAGGGTCGAGACCCTCTCGAAGGAATATGCCAGCGCCGCGAGCCTGTTCCGGCCGGCAAAGCCGCCTGTCCTGGCGCTCAACGGCGTGTCCTTCACGCTCGGGCGCGGCGAGACGCTGGGCATTGTCGGCGAGTCCGGCTCCGGCAAGTCGACACTGGTGCGTACGCTGATCGGATTGGAAGAGGCGACCAATGGCGACGCTTTCTATCGCGGCCAGAGCCTGATCCACACCACTCCCGACGGCCGCGACTTTGCGCGCCGCCAGATCCAGATGGTGTTCCAGGATCCGACCGCCTCGCTCAATCCGCGCATGAGCGTGATGGAGATCATTTCCGAACCCTGGGCGATCCACCGCGATGTGCTGCCGCGCCAGCTCTGGAAGGAGCGGGTCGGCGACCTGCTGGAACAGGTCGGGCTGTTGCGCGAGCACGCCGCGCGCTTCCCGCACCAATTCTCGGGCGGCCAGCGCCAGCGCATCGCCATTGCCCGCGCCTTGGCGCTGAAGCCGGAGATCATCATCTGCGACGAGGCGGTGTCCTCGCTCGACGTCTCGGTGCAGGCACAGGTCATCGCGCTGCTGAAGAACCTGAAGGACGAGTTCGGCCTGTCCTATCTCTTCATCGCCCACGACCTGCCGGTGGTGCGCAGCTTCGCCGACCGGGTGCTGGTGATGCACAAGGGCACCATCGTCGAGCAAGGCCCGACCCGGCAGATCTTCACCGACCCGCAGCACCCCTACACCCGCGAGCTGCTCAGCTCCGACCCGATCCTCAGCACGAGCGTCGCCGCCTAG
- a CDS encoding alpha-amylase family protein, translating to MTSHIDHSWLKQALVMIMTLREGDAATWDVEKMAEFAKSFSLDALGFSVGGIVAFYPTQVKHHPRAATLGDRDLPAEMIAALKTRGIRPIARIDPSMASRQLYEERPEWFVQDKTGAPVSVHGHFITCPNGGYYRDFMMRVVEEMLTRYPFDGLWANAAQFSPWHTPRCHCAACQSKFRARTGKAIPEENWGDETWRQYNEWRYECIAEWNAEVQALKTRVRPECAWIPLSQVAESWDHSRVGGWDLDYTEPHQDGIVLEAQRRYTNMFWPGLEARYMRELAPGKGGGITVSYFLPWWRFYSVPAAENQMWAGQIMAQGVMPWLHVTGYQERHFDRRGLDSLRTLFARFRANRDTYLGNRSAAEVALVFSRHSLDNFGHQDPTGRYLDHFRGAYNAMMDQRIPFDIVSGHRITAETLARYRTIMLPNAACLSEAALAALEGFVKDGGLVVSTYRSGDFDELGHPHAEPLLHRLAGVTQTGVTWKGLRAAYAAIRDPADPLLAGFDGTDLLPVAGDIVFVRTSDGEQRVAPITLIPPVEGEVGSGISVPEFNVIEHVTDYPMVIDRASGSGRVIHFPWQPDLIGFRYGLRDLFQLIGNAVKSASGWSDVVRVHGPGLVDVTVLERNDRLVVSLVNFSSPGSFNTGQRRIIQELVPLHALALEVRAPEGFTGNAARLVFAERDVPVERRGDYLHLTLPRLDAMETIEFRIG from the coding sequence ATGACGTCTCATATCGATCACAGCTGGCTGAAGCAGGCGCTCGTCATGATCATGACGCTGCGCGAAGGCGATGCGGCGACCTGGGATGTCGAGAAGATGGCGGAGTTCGCCAAGTCCTTCTCGCTCGACGCTCTCGGCTTCTCGGTCGGCGGCATCGTCGCCTTCTATCCGACGCAGGTGAAGCACCACCCGCGCGCCGCCACACTGGGAGATCGCGACCTGCCGGCCGAAATGATCGCGGCCTTGAAGACGCGCGGCATCCGCCCGATCGCCCGCATCGATCCCTCCATGGCCTCGCGCCAGCTCTATGAGGAGCGGCCGGAATGGTTCGTGCAGGACAAGACCGGCGCGCCGGTCTCGGTGCACGGGCATTTCATCACCTGCCCGAATGGCGGCTATTACCGCGACTTCATGATGCGCGTCGTCGAGGAGATGCTGACGCGCTACCCGTTCGACGGCCTCTGGGCCAATGCCGCGCAGTTCTCGCCCTGGCACACGCCGCGCTGCCATTGCGCGGCCTGCCAGTCCAAGTTCCGCGCCCGCACCGGCAAGGCGATCCCGGAGGAGAACTGGGGCGACGAGACCTGGCGCCAGTACAATGAATGGCGCTACGAGTGCATCGCCGAGTGGAACGCCGAGGTGCAGGCGCTCAAGACCCGCGTGCGCCCGGAATGCGCCTGGATCCCGCTCAGCCAGGTTGCCGAATCCTGGGACCATTCGCGCGTCGGTGGCTGGGACCTCGACTACACCGAGCCGCACCAGGACGGCATCGTGCTCGAGGCGCAGCGCCGCTACACCAACATGTTCTGGCCGGGCCTGGAGGCGCGCTACATGCGCGAACTCGCCCCCGGCAAGGGCGGCGGCATCACCGTGAGCTACTTCCTGCCGTGGTGGCGCTTCTACAGCGTGCCGGCGGCGGAGAACCAGATGTGGGCCGGCCAGATCATGGCGCAGGGCGTGATGCCCTGGCTCCATGTCACCGGCTATCAGGAGCGCCATTTCGACCGGCGCGGCCTTGACAGCCTGCGCACCTTGTTCGCGCGCTTCCGCGCCAACCGCGACACCTATCTCGGCAACCGCTCGGCCGCGGAAGTGGCGCTGGTGTTCTCGCGGCACAGCCTCGACAATTTCGGCCACCAGGACCCGACCGGACGCTATCTCGACCATTTCCGCGGCGCCTACAACGCGATGATGGACCAGCGCATCCCGTTCGACATCGTCTCGGGACACCGCATCACCGCGGAGACGCTGGCGCGCTACCGCACCATCATGCTGCCCAATGCTGCCTGCCTGTCGGAAGCTGCGCTCGCCGCGCTGGAGGGCTTCGTGAAGGACGGCGGCCTCGTCGTTTCGACCTATCGCTCCGGCGATTTCGACGAGCTCGGCCATCCCCACGCCGAGCCATTGCTGCACCGGCTCGCCGGCGTGACGCAGACCGGCGTGACCTGGAAGGGCCTGCGCGCGGCCTACGCCGCCATCCGCGATCCGGCTGACCCGCTGCTCGCCGGCTTCGACGGCACCGACCTCCTGCCGGTCGCCGGCGACATCGTGTTCGTGCGCACGTCCGATGGCGAGCAGCGCGTCGCCCCGATCACCCTGATCCCGCCGGTCGAGGGCGAGGTCGGCAGCGGCATCAGCGTGCCGGAGTTCAACGTCATCGAGCACGTCACCGACTATCCGATGGTGATCGATCGTGCCTCGGGGTCAGGACGCGTCATCCACTTCCCCTGGCAACCGGACCTGATCGGCTTCCGCTACGGGCTGCGCGACCTGTTCCAGCTGATCGGCAATGCGGTGAAGAGCGCGTCCGGTTGGAGTGATGTGGTGCGGGTCCACGGCCCCGGCCTCGTCGACGTCACCGTGCTGGAGCGCAACGACCGGCTGGTGGTCTCGCTGGTGAACTTCTCCTCGCCCGGCAGCTTCAACACCGGGCAGCGCCGCATCATCCAGGAACTGGTACCACTGCACGCTCTGGCGCTGGAGGTGCGCGCGCCCGAGGGCTTCACCGGCAACGCGGCGCGGCTGGTCTTTGCCGAACGCGACGTGCCGGTGGAACGGCGCGGCGATTATCTCCACCTCACGCTGCCGCGGCTCGACGCCATGGAAACCATCGAGTTCAGGATCGGCTGA
- the pcaD gene encoding 3-oxoadipate enol-lactonase, with protein sequence MPFCPMEGWSLHYTVEGEAGAPALILSNSLAADISMWDRQAPRWATRFRVVRYDQRGHGRSSATGGDYSIDILGHDVIALMDHLGIARADWCGISMGGMTGMWLAMHAPERMRRLVLANTAAHMPPRELWDERIATARTRGMEALATPTVERWFPAGFRAREPDIVAGIRAVVAATPVDGYAGCCAAIRDLDLRDGLAAIQHPALVIVGDKDPSTPPAAGEFIHARIPGALIARLDAAHMSNVERPNEFASLIEAFLE encoded by the coding sequence ATGCCGTTCTGCCCGATGGAAGGCTGGAGCCTTCATTACACCGTCGAGGGCGAGGCCGGCGCGCCCGCCCTCATCCTCTCCAATTCGCTGGCCGCCGACATCTCGATGTGGGACCGGCAGGCGCCGCGCTGGGCGACGCGCTTCCGCGTGGTGCGCTACGACCAGCGCGGCCACGGCCGCAGCAGCGCGACCGGCGGCGACTATTCCATCGACATTTTAGGGCACGACGTGATCGCGCTGATGGACCACCTCGGCATCGCGCGTGCCGACTGGTGCGGCATTTCGATGGGCGGCATGACCGGGATGTGGCTCGCCATGCACGCGCCCGAACGGATGCGGCGGCTGGTGCTGGCCAACACCGCGGCCCACATGCCACCGCGCGAATTGTGGGACGAGCGCATCGCCACGGCCCGCACGCGCGGCATGGAAGCGCTCGCCACGCCGACGGTGGAGCGCTGGTTCCCTGCCGGGTTCCGCGCGCGGGAGCCCGACATCGTGGCCGGCATTCGCGCGGTGGTGGCGGCAACGCCGGTGGACGGCTATGCCGGCTGCTGCGCCGCGATCCGCGACCTCGATCTGCGCGACGGGCTCGCCGCGATCCAGCACCCGGCACTCGTCATTGTCGGCGACAAGGACCCGTCGACGCCGCCGGCCGCCGGCGAGTTCATCCATGCGCGCATCCCCGGGGCGCTCATCGCCCGGCTCGATGCCGCGCATATGTCGAATGTCGAGCGGCCGAACGAGTTTGCCAGCCTGATCGAGGCATTCCTCGAATAG
- a CDS encoding aldo/keto reductase, with product MAVEMPARRLGRSGLVASRLVLGAMNFGARTDEAESLRIIAAAADAGVNFLDTADTYAGGRSEEIVGAAISGNRSSWILATKVANRNGPGKNDGGLSRKWMLHEVHQSLRRLKTDFIDILYLHTEDAETPMEETVRALAQLQRDGAIRYFGVSNHSAWRIAVLCALCDEEGIGRPVVAQPLYHALDRAIEVELLPACAHLGIGVAVYSPTARGILSGKYSLDAPPPADSRVAVGDRRILESAYRPEMVEAAARVAAYAASRGVEPTAFAIAWVLANRNITSAIVGPRTMEQWQSYRKAMEVDWTSEDEAAIDRIVPRGGSATPNAVDPKFPVLGRSID from the coding sequence ATGGCTGTCGAAATGCCGGCGCGCCGGCTTGGGCGAAGCGGCCTCGTTGCCTCGCGCCTCGTGCTTGGTGCAATGAATTTCGGCGCCCGCACGGATGAGGCGGAATCGCTGCGCATCATCGCCGCCGCTGCGGATGCCGGGGTGAATTTCCTCGATACCGCCGACACCTATGCGGGCGGGCGTTCGGAAGAGATCGTCGGTGCCGCGATCTCCGGCAACCGCAGTTCATGGATCCTCGCCACCAAGGTCGCCAATCGCAACGGGCCTGGGAAGAATGATGGCGGGCTTTCGCGCAAATGGATGCTTCATGAGGTCCATCAGAGCCTCAGGCGGCTGAAGACCGACTTCATCGACATTCTCTATCTTCACACCGAGGATGCCGAGACCCCGATGGAAGAGACGGTCCGCGCGCTCGCGCAATTGCAGCGCGACGGCGCCATTCGCTATTTCGGAGTGTCGAACCACAGCGCCTGGCGGATCGCCGTGCTGTGCGCGCTTTGCGATGAAGAGGGCATCGGCCGTCCGGTGGTGGCGCAGCCGCTCTATCACGCACTGGATCGCGCGATCGAAGTCGAGTTGCTGCCGGCCTGCGCCCATCTCGGCATCGGCGTTGCCGTGTACAGCCCGACCGCGCGGGGCATTCTATCCGGCAAATACAGCCTCGACGCCCCGCCGCCTGCGGACAGTCGCGTTGCGGTCGGCGACCGACGCATCCTGGAATCCGCCTATCGGCCGGAGATGGTGGAAGCCGCCGCGCGGGTCGCCGCCTATGCCGCCTCGCGCGGCGTCGAGCCGACAGCCTTTGCCATCGCCTGGGTGCTGGCCAACCGGAACATCACCTCCGCCATTGTCGGCCCCCGGACCATGGAGCAATGGCAGAGCTACCGGAAGGCGATGGAGGTCGACTGGACCTCCGAGGATGAAGCGGCGATCGACCGGATCGTGCCGCGGGGAGGGAGTGCCACTCCCAATGCGGTCGATCCGAAGTTCCCGGTCTTGGGCCGCTCCATCGATTGA
- a CDS encoding 3-keto-5-aminohexanoate cleavage protein, with protein sequence MKKKLIINVRLNEWEMRGPNNNIPYTPDEIADDAYECYQAGANLVHVHARGPNGEKSHSPEVYAEITHKIRERCDILIHTTLGNVYLEGDAKTRIKHVEAAMPDIATIDIGSTNMDKFDRPTMQFETTKQLYANTIESCMYFANIMKEIGVKPSLGLWNVSFMRTAGVFLDLGLLDSPALAIIPLSGGDLIAGHDATPDGLRAFFHAEPSNDRLQWCVCSKYANIFPMAAVAIAHGQHVAPGLGDYQYPELGCPTNAELTHRIANMARDMDREIATPAELRQMLNMPAQPRAVASAAQ encoded by the coding sequence GTGAAGAAGAAGCTCATCATCAATGTCCGGCTGAACGAATGGGAAATGCGGGGACCGAACAACAACATCCCCTATACGCCCGACGAGATCGCCGACGATGCTTATGAATGCTACCAGGCCGGCGCCAATCTGGTGCATGTCCACGCCCGCGGCCCGAACGGCGAGAAGAGCCACAGCCCGGAAGTCTATGCCGAGATCACCCACAAGATCCGCGAGCGCTGCGATATCCTGATCCACACCACGCTTGGCAATGTGTATCTCGAGGGTGATGCCAAGACCCGCATCAAGCATGTCGAGGCGGCGATGCCCGACATCGCGACCATCGATATCGGCTCGACGAACATGGACAAGTTCGATCGCCCGACCATGCAGTTCGAGACCACCAAGCAGCTCTACGCCAACACCATCGAGAGCTGCATGTATTTCGCCAACATCATGAAGGAGATCGGCGTCAAGCCGAGCCTCGGCCTGTGGAACGTCTCCTTCATGCGCACCGCCGGCGTCTTCCTTGATCTCGGCCTCTTGGATTCGCCGGCGCTTGCCATCATTCCGCTGAGCGGCGGCGACCTCATCGCCGGCCACGATGCGACGCCGGACGGCTTGCGCGCCTTCTTCCATGCCGAGCCGTCGAACGATCGGCTGCAATGGTGCGTGTGCAGCAAGTACGCCAACATCTTCCCGATGGCGGCGGTTGCCATCGCGCACGGCCAGCACGTGGCGCCCGGCCTCGGCGACTACCAGTATCCGGAGCTCGGCTGCCCGACCAATGCCGAGCTGACCCATCGCATCGCCAACATGGCGCGCGACATGGATCGCGAGATCGCGACTCCGGCCGAACTGCGGCAGATGCTCAACATGCCGGCGCAGCCGCGCGCCGTGGCGAGCGCCGCGCAATAG
- a CDS encoding GntR family transcriptional regulator: MVGSIGTHVDRIFAAIENDIVSGQLPMGSKLGEEVLAQRFGVSRGPLREALRRLEGRGLVVRAAHAGVRVVSLSRKALLELYEMRELLEGLAARLAARNMSKDEVDGLYALLEADLNTGLRGDAYPLVFGDADFHFRIAEGSKSARLQQLLCGDLYSLIRLCRFKTAHVPGQMKSYRDHQRIVEAIQDGDEELAEVLMRRHIAAARKRFIATPFDESAGVDDAITQAGFV; the protein is encoded by the coding sequence ATGGTCGGTTCGATCGGAACCCATGTCGACCGCATCTTCGCCGCCATCGAGAACGACATTGTCAGCGGCCAGTTGCCGATGGGCTCGAAGCTCGGCGAGGAAGTGCTGGCGCAACGTTTCGGCGTTAGCCGCGGCCCGCTGCGCGAAGCTCTGCGTCGCCTTGAAGGGCGCGGGCTCGTGGTGCGTGCCGCCCATGCCGGCGTGCGGGTGGTGTCGCTCTCGCGCAAGGCGCTGCTCGAGCTTTACGAGATGCGCGAGCTGCTGGAGGGGCTGGCGGCGCGGCTCGCCGCCCGCAACATGTCCAAAGACGAGGTTGACGGGCTCTACGCGCTGCTGGAGGCCGATCTCAACACCGGACTGCGCGGTGACGCCTATCCGCTGGTGTTCGGCGACGCCGACTTTCACTTCCGCATCGCGGAAGGCAGCAAATCGGCACGGCTCCAGCAATTGCTGTGCGGCGACCTCTATTCGCTGATCCGCCTGTGCCGGTTCAAGACCGCGCACGTGCCCGGCCAGATGAAGTCCTATCGCGATCACCAGCGCATCGTCGAGGCGATCCAGGACGGCGACGAGGAACTGGCCGAGGTGCTGATGCGCCGGCACATCGCGGCTGCGCGCAAGCGCTTCATCGCCACCCCGTTCGACGAATCGGCCGGCGTCGACGATGCCATCACCCAGGCTGGCTTCGTCTGA
- a CDS encoding tripartite tricarboxylate transporter substrate binding protein, whose amino-acid sequence MLSGRRAILAFTAMFSLGLGLAGTASAQDAKYPAYPVKTVTLLSSSGPGGGGDVFLRQLVKVLGPRWGINLVVENVTGGGGTNAIRRIMDGPKDGSLLYGGNTQHIITSVLSTPPFTLKDLQPIANVLVDAPVFYVRTDSPFKTLGDVVDYARKNPGKLKFGSATASSPDRMAVETFKRLNKLEMVVATHDSGGQLLISVLSGAVDAGTSDIQEVASQVEAGKVRILAALTQQRIPGYENIPTAQEQGTDVVVNQFRGIVGAKGLPPEVVTAWEQAIKLVLQDPEYKAQLVKNGQLPAYWDAKQYDEVTNKYAADLTSFFKQIGLLK is encoded by the coding sequence ATGTTGAGTGGCAGAAGAGCCATCCTGGCGTTCACCGCCATGTTCAGCCTTGGGCTGGGCCTCGCCGGGACAGCTTCCGCGCAGGACGCCAAATACCCGGCTTATCCGGTCAAGACCGTCACGCTGCTCAGCAGTTCGGGACCCGGCGGCGGCGGCGACGTGTTCCTGCGCCAGTTGGTGAAGGTGCTGGGTCCGCGCTGGGGCATCAATCTCGTGGTCGAGAATGTCACCGGCGGCGGTGGCACCAATGCGATACGCCGCATCATGGACGGGCCGAAGGATGGCTCGCTGCTTTATGGCGGCAATACCCAGCACATCATCACCTCGGTGCTCAGCACGCCGCCCTTCACCTTGAAGGACCTGCAGCCGATCGCGAACGTGCTCGTCGATGCCCCGGTGTTCTATGTGCGCACCGACAGCCCGTTCAAGACGCTCGGCGACGTCGTCGATTATGCGCGCAAGAATCCCGGCAAGCTGAAGTTCGGCTCCGCCACCGCCTCCTCGCCGGACCGCATGGCGGTGGAGACGTTCAAGCGCCTCAACAAGCTTGAGATGGTGGTGGCGACGCACGACAGCGGCGGCCAGTTGCTGATCAGCGTGCTCAGCGGCGCGGTCGATGCGGGCACCTCGGATATCCAGGAAGTCGCCTCGCAGGTCGAAGCCGGCAAGGTGCGCATCCTCGCCGCGCTCACCCAGCAGCGTATCCCGGGCTACGAGAACATCCCCACCGCGCAGGAACAGGGCACGGATGTCGTGGTCAACCAGTTCCGCGGCATCGTCGGCGCCAAGGGCCTGCCGCCCGAAGTCGTCACGGCTTGGGAACAGGCCATCAAGCTAGTGCTGCAGGACCCCGAGTACAAGGCGCAGCTCGTCAAGAACGGCCAGCTTCCCGCCTATTGGGATGCCAAGCAATATGACGAGGTGACGAATAAGTACGCCGCGGATCTCACCAGCTTCTTCAAGCAGATCGGGCTTCTCAAGTAG
- a CDS encoding tripartite tricarboxylate transporter TctB family protein — translation MLKDIISGGVLFTLSVGYYVVATHFPTSALDTSVTASAFPELIGMIGAFFSVLLIAQAVWRASAQQATAGAKDDEGPSALADWPKHRAALGLLVIVALFLLALGTFGYPVALAFLIFAVVTYQGIPLTWKSVTASICGALLFWLFFVQFLGIHMPVGFWERLSDLTPLTLTMSV, via the coding sequence ATGCTTAAGGACATCATCAGCGGTGGCGTGCTCTTCACCCTGTCGGTCGGCTATTATGTCGTCGCGACGCACTTTCCGACCAGCGCGCTCGACACCAGCGTGACCGCGTCGGCCTTCCCCGAGCTCATCGGCATGATCGGTGCGTTCTTCTCGGTGCTGCTGATCGCGCAGGCGGTGTGGCGGGCTTCGGCCCAGCAGGCCACGGCCGGCGCCAAGGACGACGAGGGCCCCAGCGCCCTCGCCGATTGGCCCAAGCACCGCGCGGCCCTTGGGCTGCTGGTGATCGTGGCGCTGTTCCTGCTGGCGCTCGGCACCTTCGGCTACCCGGTGGCGCTCGCCTTCCTGATCTTCGCCGTGGTGACCTACCAGGGTATTCCGCTGACCTGGAAGTCGGTGACCGCCTCCATCTGCGGTGCACTGCTGTTCTGGCTGTTCTTCGTGCAGTTCCTCGGCATCCACATGCCGGTCGGCTTCTGGGAACGCCTGAGCGACCTCACGCCGCTCACGCTGACGATGTCCGTCTGA